In Pseudovibrio brasiliensis, the following are encoded in one genomic region:
- a CDS encoding YqaA family protein has translation MLRRLYDWTLSLAAGPRAPHALSAVAFAESSVFPLPPDLLLIPMCVSKRHRAWFYAGLCTIASVLGGLLGYLIGAVLFEEVAKPILAFYGYMDKFDQFAQIFDDWGWWFVFIAGLTPFPYKVITIASGVFALNLPVFIVASIISRGIRFFVVAGLLYLFGPAIRDFIEKRLALVFTVFVVLLLGGFALIKFI, from the coding sequence ATGCTGCGTCGCCTTTATGACTGGACCCTCTCTCTTGCTGCCGGACCGCGTGCACCCCATGCATTGAGCGCAGTTGCTTTTGCTGAGAGCTCTGTCTTTCCACTACCGCCGGATCTGCTGCTTATTCCGATGTGCGTGAGCAAGCGTCATCGGGCTTGGTTTTATGCCGGGCTGTGCACCATTGCTTCTGTGCTGGGTGGTTTGCTGGGCTATCTGATTGGCGCAGTGCTGTTTGAGGAAGTGGCTAAGCCTATCCTCGCGTTTTACGGCTACATGGATAAGTTCGACCAGTTTGCTCAGATCTTTGATGACTGGGGCTGGTGGTTTGTGTTTATCGCTGGTTTGACGCCATTTCCGTATAAAGTAATAACTATTGCGAGTGGCGTTTTTGCTCTGAATCTTCCAGTGTTCATCGTGGCGAGCATCATCTCGCGCGGTATCCGCTTCTTTGTGGTTGCAGGGTTGTTGTACCTGTTTGGCCCGGCTATTCGGGATTTCATCGAGAAGCGGCTTGCGCTGGTGTTCACTGTGTTTGTGGTGCTGCTGTTGGGTGGCTTCGCTCTGATAAAGTTTATCTAG
- a CDS encoding type II toxin-antitoxin system RelE/ParE family toxin codes for MIGPKRLQAYFFKTDSGNEPVRDWVLSLSLDDKKQIGKSILKIEMGWPIGMPYCRPMQNGLFEVRCNLESKRIARILFTIENNQMVLLHGLVKKAQKTPKQDIDLAVQRMKQIHRQLEKEANDKSK; via the coding sequence ATGATAGGCCCTAAGCGACTCCAAGCGTATTTCTTCAAAACAGATAGCGGAAACGAGCCGGTAAGAGACTGGGTTCTTAGCTTATCTTTGGACGACAAAAAGCAAATAGGTAAGAGCATTCTCAAAATTGAAATGGGCTGGCCTATTGGAATGCCGTATTGCAGACCCATGCAAAACGGATTGTTTGAAGTTAGATGCAATCTGGAGAGCAAGCGTATTGCTCGCATACTCTTTACCATTGAGAACAATCAGATGGTTCTTTTGCACGGCCTCGTAAAAAAGGCACAAAAGACACCCAAGCAGGACATAGATCTTGCAGTTCAACGAATGAAACAAATTCATCGCCAACTGGAGAAAGAAGCCAATGACAAATCAAAATAA
- a CDS encoding helix-turn-helix domain-containing protein, producing the protein MTNQNNIGSSFDSFLNDQGILKVCEERAEIEILVDQIKAAMEERNINITQMAELMGTSRAQVNRLLDATAESNINLQTLRKAANAVGRRLSLTLEEPLQESA; encoded by the coding sequence ATGACAAATCAAAATAACATCGGCTCATCCTTTGATAGTTTTTTGAATGATCAAGGTATTTTGAAAGTTTGCGAAGAGCGCGCTGAGATTGAAATCCTCGTCGATCAGATCAAAGCAGCTATGGAAGAGCGAAACATAAACATCACTCAAATGGCTGAGTTGATGGGAACAAGTCGGGCCCAGGTTAATCGCCTGCTTGATGCCACAGCTGAATCCAACATTAATCTCCAAACACTGCGCAAAGCAGCGAACGCCGTTGGCAGACGTTTAAGCCTTACACTTGAAGAACCTTTGCAAGAATCTGCCTAA
- a CDS encoding site-specific tyrosine recombinase XerD, which yields MRRTLETERFFEMLSVERVSAFNTLESYRTDLEDFDSFLTTQGVDLLAVQVTDVRAYLSDLTDRGFAASSQARRLSALRQFYQFCYAEDIRDDDPTRTVASPRKASVLPNVLSEEEVDRLIGKAEELANITHDSDAKQIRAARIYTLLEVLYATGLRVSELVSLPVSAAIRDSRLITVKGKGGKERAVPLSPRAQSAMVEYVRLRAAVGAYADSVWLFPSHGESGHFTRQAFGRDLKALALEADIDRNKVSPHVLRHAFASHLLQNGADLRVVQQLLGHADISTTQIYTHVLEERLQKLVEDHHPLA from the coding sequence ATGCGTCGAACTCTTGAGACTGAACGCTTTTTTGAAATGCTAAGCGTTGAGCGCGTGAGTGCGTTCAACACGCTGGAAAGCTACCGAACCGATCTGGAAGATTTTGATAGTTTCCTGACAACGCAAGGTGTTGATCTGCTGGCTGTGCAGGTGACAGATGTGCGTGCCTACCTTTCTGATTTGACAGACCGCGGCTTTGCCGCATCCTCTCAGGCGCGCCGTCTTTCTGCTCTGCGCCAGTTCTATCAGTTCTGCTATGCAGAAGATATTCGCGATGATGACCCGACACGGACCGTTGCTTCTCCGCGAAAAGCCTCGGTTTTGCCGAATGTTTTGAGTGAGGAAGAGGTGGATCGGCTGATTGGCAAGGCCGAAGAGTTAGCTAATATCACGCATGATAGTGATGCCAAGCAGATCAGAGCTGCGCGCATCTACACCCTGCTGGAAGTTCTTTATGCCACAGGGCTTCGTGTTTCCGAGCTTGTTTCTCTGCCTGTCTCTGCTGCGATCCGTGACAGTCGTTTGATCACCGTGAAAGGCAAGGGCGGGAAGGAGCGTGCTGTTCCGCTGTCGCCCCGGGCGCAATCTGCCATGGTTGAGTATGTGCGTTTACGTGCTGCGGTTGGTGCGTATGCGGACAGTGTGTGGCTGTTTCCGTCCCATGGTGAGAGCGGACATTTTACGCGGCAGGCGTTTGGGCGTGATCTGAAGGCACTTGCGTTGGAAGCGGACATTGACCGCAACAAGGTTTCCCCGCACGTGCTGCGCCACGCCTTTGCTTCACACCTGTTGCAGAACGGTGCTGATCTGCGTGTGGTGCAGCAGCTGCTTGGGCATGCGGACATCTCAACAACGCAGATTTATACCCACGTGCTGGAAGAGCGCCTGCAGAAGCTGGTGGAAGATCATCACCCGCTGGCGTGA
- a CDS encoding shikimate kinase, with product MTANDTKSDKKRQRQQNILMRLGDKPIVLVGIMGCGKSTVGRRLAQYLSLNFVDADSEIEKAADRSISEIFAEHGESYFRQGEKRVIARLLDEGPQVLATGGGAFINEETRSRIKEKGISIWMKAELPVIMTRVRKRPTRPLLQTADPEATMQKLMDERYPIYEEADMTIWSRDVTHEAVMEEILIALEKGLPPLPDEASENNGVGK from the coding sequence GTGACTGCAAACGACACAAAGTCAGACAAAAAACGTCAACGGCAGCAAAACATTTTAATGCGCCTGGGCGATAAGCCGATTGTACTTGTTGGCATTATGGGGTGTGGCAAATCCACAGTAGGACGCCGTCTGGCTCAATATCTCTCTCTCAACTTCGTTGATGCAGATTCAGAGATTGAAAAAGCAGCAGATCGTTCTATCTCAGAGATATTCGCTGAACACGGTGAAAGCTATTTTCGGCAAGGTGAAAAGCGTGTCATCGCCCGCCTGCTGGACGAAGGACCACAAGTCCTCGCAACGGGTGGCGGTGCCTTCATCAATGAAGAAACACGCTCCCGCATCAAAGAAAAGGGCATCTCCATCTGGATGAAGGCTGAGCTGCCTGTCATCATGACCCGCGTGCGCAAACGCCCGACCCGGCCATTGCTGCAAACCGCGGATCCTGAGGCAACCATGCAAAAGCTGATGGATGAGCGCTATCCGATCTATGAAGAAGCGGACATGACAATCTGGTCACGCGATGTGACCCATGAAGCAGTGATGGAAGAAATCCTGATCGCTCTGGAAAAAGGACTACCGCCTCTCCCTGATGAGGCATCTGAAAATAATGGGGTTGGAAAGTGA
- the aroB gene encoding 3-dehydroquinate synthase — MTEENKATVVNVELGDRSYPILIGRNLLERAGEEISNRLPGSKTVIITDETVKKLHLKTLEESFQSAGVEYSTLVVPAGEKTKRFEIFERLCDDILALRLERGDAVVALGGGVVGDLSGFVSGVVRRGMKFVQVPTTLLAQVDSSVGGKTGINSRHGKNLLGVFHQPALVLADTSVLDTLSPRDFRAGYAEVAKYGLINDPDFFEWLEANWEGIFAGGPEREHAVAHSCRAKAAVVAADELESGNRALLNLGHTFGHSLEGAVAYETERLVHGEGVSIGMVLAHEFSEQLGLCPAEDTKRVIAHMEAVGLPTRIDQIPGQLPPVDTFMDLIAQDKKVSRGQLTFILTKGIGTSYVDKTVSAEPLRAFLEEKLGK; from the coding sequence GTGACAGAAGAGAATAAAGCCACAGTCGTCAATGTTGAACTCGGCGACCGTAGCTATCCAATCCTCATTGGCCGCAATCTGCTTGAACGCGCCGGAGAAGAAATCTCCAACCGCCTACCCGGCTCCAAAACAGTCATCATCACAGATGAGACTGTCAAGAAGCTCCACCTGAAGACACTGGAAGAAAGCTTCCAGTCCGCTGGTGTTGAGTACAGCACGCTTGTTGTACCGGCGGGCGAAAAAACCAAACGCTTCGAAATCTTCGAGCGCCTCTGTGATGACATCCTCGCCCTGCGCCTTGAGCGTGGCGATGCCGTTGTTGCCTTAGGCGGCGGTGTTGTCGGCGATCTCTCCGGCTTCGTCTCTGGCGTTGTGCGCCGTGGCATGAAGTTTGTGCAGGTCCCAACCACCCTGCTCGCACAAGTCGACAGTTCCGTTGGCGGCAAAACCGGTATCAATTCCCGCCATGGCAAAAACCTGCTTGGTGTCTTCCATCAGCCCGCTCTGGTGCTGGCGGACACATCCGTTCTGGATACGCTTAGCCCACGCGATTTCCGCGCTGGCTATGCAGAAGTGGCCAAATACGGCCTGATCAATGATCCGGACTTCTTCGAATGGCTGGAAGCCAATTGGGAAGGTATCTTCGCTGGTGGGCCTGAACGAGAACACGCAGTCGCACATTCCTGCCGTGCCAAAGCAGCTGTTGTTGCGGCGGACGAACTAGAATCCGGCAACCGGGCACTGCTCAATCTCGGCCACACCTTCGGCCACTCGCTGGAAGGTGCTGTCGCCTACGAGACTGAACGACTGGTGCACGGAGAAGGCGTTTCCATCGGCATGGTACTGGCCCATGAATTTTCTGAGCAGCTTGGCCTGTGCCCGGCAGAAGACACCAAACGTGTCATCGCGCACATGGAAGCTGTTGGCCTACCAACCCGCATTGATCAAATCCCTGGGCAGTTACCGCCAGTTGATACTTTTATGGACCTAATCGCACAGGACAAAAAAGTAAGTCGCGGTCAGCTCACTTTTATCCTTACAAAAGGGATCGGCACTTCCTATGTCGATAAAACTGTAAGCGCGGAACCCCTCCGCGCGTTTCTTGAGGAGAAACTCGGCAAATGA
- a CDS encoding HlyC/CorC family transporter: protein MTDYAFWASVVAIAILLVLSGFFSGSETALTAASRARMHALVKSGNKRASIVAGLIEFRERLIGALLLGNNLVNILASALATSLFLKLFGDAGVAYATLVMTLMVLIFSEVLPKTWAIANAEKFALSVAPVVRVLVIVFGPIVAAIEVIVRLVLRIFGIRIDESTAVLSAHEELRGTLDLQHKEGGLIKADKDRIGGLLDLAELEVSDVMVHRTKLFALNADLPPEELVEEVLASPFTRIPLWRDDPDNMVGLLHAKDVLRAIANLKGDMARFELDKVMSPLWFVPDTTSLQNQLNAFLKRKTHFALVVDEYGEVMGLVTLEDILEEIVGEIADEHDIELPGLKPQADGSVIVEGSVPIRDLNRATDWNLPDDEATTIAGLVIHEAKMIPEERQIFTFHGFRFTVLSREKNRITRLRMMALNPLQDAKKASK from the coding sequence ATGACGGACTACGCTTTTTGGGCTTCCGTTGTCGCAATTGCAATTTTACTCGTCCTATCGGGCTTTTTTTCCGGGTCAGAAACGGCCCTGACAGCTGCATCACGCGCACGCATGCATGCGCTGGTCAAATCCGGGAATAAAAGAGCGTCCATTGTTGCAGGACTGATCGAGTTCAGAGAGCGCCTCATCGGCGCCCTGCTGCTTGGCAACAACCTGGTCAACATTCTGGCCTCCGCACTGGCAACCTCCCTGTTCCTGAAGCTTTTCGGTGACGCAGGTGTAGCTTACGCCACATTGGTCATGACCTTGATGGTTCTGATCTTTTCAGAAGTGCTGCCAAAAACATGGGCCATCGCCAACGCAGAAAAATTCGCACTCAGCGTAGCTCCCGTCGTTCGTGTACTGGTCATCGTCTTCGGTCCGATTGTTGCTGCAATCGAGGTGATTGTTCGCCTTGTACTGCGCATTTTCGGCATTCGCATCGATGAGTCCACCGCTGTGCTGTCCGCTCACGAAGAGCTGCGCGGTACACTGGACCTTCAGCACAAAGAAGGCGGACTGATCAAAGCGGACAAAGACCGTATCGGCGGCCTGCTGGATCTGGCGGAGCTTGAAGTCTCTGACGTCATGGTCCACCGCACCAAGCTGTTTGCACTCAATGCAGATCTGCCACCGGAAGAGCTGGTGGAAGAAGTGCTGGCCAGCCCGTTCACCCGTATCCCGCTGTGGCGCGATGACCCGGACAACATGGTCGGCCTGCTCCACGCCAAAGACGTGCTGCGCGCAATCGCAAACCTCAAAGGCGACATGGCACGGTTTGAGCTGGACAAAGTCATGAGCCCTCTGTGGTTCGTGCCGGACACCACCAGCCTTCAGAACCAGCTCAACGCCTTCCTGAAGCGCAAAACCCACTTCGCCCTCGTGGTAGACGAGTACGGCGAAGTGATGGGCCTCGTCACACTGGAAGACATTCTGGAAGAGATCGTCGGTGAAATCGCAGACGAGCATGACATCGAACTGCCAGGCCTCAAACCTCAGGCAGATGGTTCCGTCATCGTCGAAGGTTCAGTCCCGATTCGAGATCTCAACCGCGCAACCGACTGGAACCTGCCAGACGACGAAGCAACCACCATCGCCGGTCTGGTTATTCACGAAGCCAAGATGATCCCTGAAGAGCGTCAGATCTTCACCTTCCATGGCTTCCGCTTCACAGTTCTGAGCCGGGAAAAGAACCGCATCACGCGTTTGCGCATGATGGCGCTCAACCCACTTCAGGACGCGAAGAAAGCTTCCAAATAA
- a CDS encoding BolA family protein, with protein MSTRDIMITKLEAAFKPQLLEVTDESESHRGHGGWREGGQTHFRIKIISTAFEGMSRVAMHRAVNECVAEEIAGGIHALAIEAKSH; from the coding sequence ATGAGCACAAGAGACATCATGATCACTAAACTGGAAGCCGCGTTCAAGCCGCAGCTTCTTGAAGTCACCGACGAATCCGAGAGCCACCGCGGCCATGGCGGCTGGCGCGAAGGGGGACAAACCCACTTCCGGATCAAGATCATATCCACAGCCTTTGAGGGTATGTCCCGCGTCGCTATGCATCGTGCAGTAAACGAATGCGTGGCTGAGGAGATCGCCGGAGGCATTCATGCGCTCGCCATTGAGGCCAAATCTCACTAA
- a CDS encoding J domain-containing protein: MKQTSSIFDSIRVKSNKDRTQNTDGPKCEWDGCDKPGTHKAPKGRDREGQYFHFCVDHVKAYNKSYNYFSGMDDDSVRQYQREGMTGHRPTWKMGVNSKADAANARDGSRSSIGGDNVNDPHDFFAGAAGGRSQPQEPQRKVLALEKRSFETLNLRVTARGAEIKTRYKELVKIHHPDANGGDRSSEDRLREIIQAYNVLKKSGYC, translated from the coding sequence ATGAAGCAAACTTCCTCCATTTTCGACAGCATTCGCGTTAAGTCAAATAAAGACCGCACTCAGAACACCGACGGGCCTAAGTGCGAATGGGACGGCTGTGACAAGCCTGGCACCCACAAAGCACCGAAAGGTCGCGACCGGGAAGGCCAATACTTTCACTTCTGCGTAGACCACGTAAAGGCCTACAACAAATCATATAATTACTTCTCCGGAATGGATGACGACAGCGTTCGCCAGTATCAGCGCGAAGGCATGACCGGACACCGTCCAACCTGGAAAATGGGTGTTAACTCCAAAGCAGACGCCGCCAACGCCCGCGATGGCAGCCGTTCCAGCATTGGTGGAGACAACGTCAACGACCCGCACGACTTCTTTGCCGGAGCCGCCGGAGGCCGCAGCCAACCACAGGAGCCGCAACGTAAGGTGCTGGCACTTGAGAAAAGGTCATTTGAAACTTTGAACCTTAGGGTAACTGCCCGTGGCGCCGAGATAAAAACCCGCTATAAAGAGCTGGTAAAGATTCATCACCCTGATGCCAACGGCGGAGACCGCTCCTCGGAAGACCGCCTACGCGAGATTATTCAGGCCTACAACGTGCTCAAGAAATCCGGTTACTGCTAG
- the cobS gene encoding cobaltochelatase subunit CobS: MIDTMQTAQTLPTETISVREVFGIDSDMEVKAFAEPNEHVPEVDPDYLFDKATTLAILAGFARNRRVMVSGYHGTGKSTHIEQVAARLNWPCVRVNLDSHVSRIDLVGKDAIVVKDGHTVTEFKDGILPWALQNNVALVFDEYDAGRPDVMFVIQRVLEVSGRLTLLDQNRVITPHPAFRMFATANTVGLGDTSGLYHGTQQINQGQMDRWSIVTTLNYLPHDNEVEIVLAKSPHYGGAEGRSIISKMVRVADMTRSAFINGELSTVMSPRTVITWSENAEIFGDIGFAFRLTFLNKCDDTEQALVSEFYQRCFGEDLPESAANIVMS; encoded by the coding sequence ATGATAGATACGATGCAGACCGCTCAAACCCTGCCGACCGAAACTATTTCTGTACGTGAAGTCTTTGGCATCGACAGCGACATGGAAGTGAAAGCATTCGCTGAGCCGAATGAGCACGTTCCTGAAGTTGATCCAGACTATCTCTTTGACAAAGCAACAACTCTCGCAATTCTGGCAGGTTTTGCAAGAAACCGTCGCGTGATGGTCTCCGGCTACCACGGTACTGGTAAATCAACCCACATCGAGCAGGTCGCAGCCCGCCTCAACTGGCCTTGTGTGCGCGTAAACCTCGATAGCCACGTCTCTCGTATCGATCTGGTTGGTAAAGACGCCATCGTCGTAAAAGACGGCCACACCGTAACCGAATTCAAAGACGGCATCCTGCCATGGGCGCTGCAGAACAACGTAGCTCTCGTCTTCGACGAATACGATGCAGGCCGCCCGGACGTGATGTTCGTGATCCAGCGTGTTCTTGAGGTTTCCGGTCGCCTGACCCTCCTCGATCAGAACCGCGTCATCACCCCTCACCCGGCATTCCGCATGTTCGCGACTGCAAACACCGTCGGCCTTGGCGATACATCCGGCCTCTACCACGGCACACAGCAGATCAACCAGGGCCAGATGGACCGCTGGTCAATCGTGACAACCCTGAACTACCTGCCTCACGACAACGAGGTAGAGATCGTTCTGGCGAAGTCTCCGCACTACGGCGGCGCAGAAGGCCGCTCCATCATCTCCAAGATGGTTCGCGTTGCAGACATGACCCGCAGCGCCTTCATTAACGGTGAACTGTCTACCGTGATGAGCCCGCGTACTGTGATCACATGGTCAGAAAACGCTGAAATCTTTGGCGATATCGGCTTTGCCTTCCGCCTGACCTTCTTGAACAAGTGTGACGATACCGAGCAAGCGCTGGTCTCTGAGTTCTACCAGCGCTGTTTCGGGGAAGACCTTCCTGAATCAGCGGCAAACATCGTCATGAGTTAA
- the cobT gene encoding cobaltochelatase subunit CobT, with amino-acid sequence MAGTSNSSPKNKPASQPFKQAMGSTVRAIAGEPELEVVFSPDKPGMTSGRVRLPEPSRTMTKEEVAVTRGLGDSMALRLACHDPAVHTKHIPQGENARAIFNAVEQARVEALGAVRMPGAGDNIDAMLEDRYFRGNFAEVTAKDEAPMQDAIALLVRERLTGREIPKSAQRMVDLWRPFVEEKADHELNKLVTRMDDQIAFAKQMRDLLTSLDMADELGEEPEDDDENNDESRQDQEDRSDTSGDMQEDQGEQEGAPEEMELSGEEQESGETEGVDSEMQDISEDDMSDQAEEPGEQERRDHPFSNQPSADEYRVFTQAFDEIIAAEDLCDQEELDRLRGFLDKQLASLSGAVSRLANRLQRKLMAQQSRSWDFDLEEGIIDSARLHRVVIDPLQPLAFKWENDTEFRDTVVTLVLDNSGSMRGRPITVAATCADILARTLERCGVKVEILGFTTKAWKGGQSREAWLKDGKPSNPGRLNDLRHIIYKSADAPWRRAKRNLGLMMREGLLKENIDGEALDWAHKRLLARPERRRILMMISDGAPVDDCTLSVNPGNYLEKHLRNVIAEIENRSPVELIAIGIGHDVTRYYKRAVTIVDAEELAGAMTDQLADLFDEHSSQDHGRRRGRR; translated from the coding sequence ATGGCAGGTACCAGCAACTCCTCACCCAAGAACAAACCTGCCAGCCAGCCATTCAAGCAAGCGATGGGCTCTACAGTTAGAGCCATCGCAGGCGAACCTGAGCTGGAGGTTGTTTTCTCACCGGATAAACCGGGCATGACCAGCGGGCGCGTACGCTTGCCGGAACCATCCCGCACGATGACAAAGGAAGAAGTCGCCGTAACCCGCGGTTTAGGCGACTCCATGGCTCTGCGCCTTGCCTGTCACGATCCGGCGGTTCACACCAAACACATCCCTCAAGGCGAAAACGCCCGTGCAATCTTCAATGCTGTAGAACAAGCCCGCGTTGAAGCACTTGGCGCGGTCCGTATGCCCGGCGCTGGCGACAACATCGACGCCATGCTCGAAGATCGCTATTTCAGAGGCAACTTCGCTGAAGTCACCGCCAAAGACGAAGCTCCTATGCAGGATGCAATCGCCCTACTGGTGCGTGAACGCCTGACAGGCCGCGAGATTCCTAAAAGCGCGCAGCGCATGGTGGATCTCTGGAGACCTTTCGTTGAAGAAAAGGCTGATCACGAGCTGAACAAACTCGTCACCCGCATGGATGATCAGATCGCATTTGCCAAGCAGATGCGCGATCTCCTCACCTCCCTCGACATGGCCGATGAGCTGGGCGAAGAACCAGAGGACGACGACGAGAACAACGACGAAAGCCGGCAGGATCAAGAGGATCGCTCCGATACCTCTGGCGACATGCAGGAAGATCAAGGAGAGCAGGAAGGCGCTCCTGAAGAGATGGAGCTTTCCGGCGAAGAGCAGGAAAGCGGCGAAACCGAAGGCGTTGACAGTGAGATGCAGGACATATCCGAAGACGATATGTCCGATCAGGCTGAAGAGCCGGGCGAACAGGAACGCCGGGATCACCCGTTCTCCAACCAGCCTTCTGCTGACGAGTACCGCGTCTTCACGCAGGCCTTCGATGAGATCATCGCAGCTGAAGATCTCTGCGATCAGGAAGAGCTGGATCGCCTCCGCGGCTTCTTAGATAAGCAGCTTGCATCTTTATCTGGTGCTGTCTCCCGTCTGGCCAACCGCCTGCAGCGCAAGCTCATGGCGCAGCAGAGCCGGTCCTGGGACTTTGATCTGGAAGAAGGCATCATCGACAGTGCCCGCCTCCACCGTGTCGTGATCGACCCGTTGCAGCCTCTTGCGTTCAAATGGGAAAACGACACCGAGTTCCGAGATACCGTCGTGACACTGGTGCTCGACAACTCCGGCTCCATGCGCGGTCGCCCGATCACCGTTGCAGCCACGTGCGCAGATATTCTGGCGCGCACGCTGGAACGTTGCGGCGTGAAAGTGGAGATCCTCGGCTTCACCACGAAGGCGTGGAAAGGTGGTCAGTCCCGTGAGGCTTGGCTCAAGGATGGCAAACCATCCAACCCGGGCCGCCTGAACGACCTCCGCCACATCATCTACAAGTCCGCAGACGCCCCTTGGCGCCGCGCCAAGCGCAACCTCGGCCTGATGATGCGTGAGGGTTTGCTGAAGGAAAACATCGACGGTGAAGCTCTGGACTGGGCACACAAGCGCTTGCTTGCACGTCCGGAACGTCGCCGCATCCTGATGATGATCTCAGACGGCGCACCGGTAGATGACTGCACACTCTCTGTGAACCCAGGCAACTATCTGGAAAAGCACCTGCGCAATGTGATTGCAGAAATCGAGAACAGATCTCCAGTCGAACTGATCGCAATCGGCATCGGCCACGACGTAACCCGCTATTACAAACGCGCGGTTACAATCGTTGACGCTGAAGAATTGGCAGGCGCAATGACAGATCAGCTTGCTGACCTGTTCGATGAGCACAGCAGCCAAGATCACGGCAGACGTCGCGGACGCCGATGA
- a CDS encoding esterase-like activity of phytase family protein: MKIRSKEIKRFKFSGGQSEQYGPLLFLGGLELSSSNGRFGGYSGLLTLNNGTDIIAVSDRGHWLRGQLSQSSRGKPIKLLNAETATLLDSKGRKLKKTSRADTEGLSIGGSARAPRIFVSHEGKGGIMTYPLNLKTGEERAKHLLIPKEIRDLARNKSLESVAVGPPNSPLSGSIITIAERGKSLDHHRPAWIIGGPKEGKFWIKKQGNYDVTDAAFLPNGDLLILERLFNLSEGLGMRIRQLDGSNLRPDHLHTGKTHLTADFSYQIDNMEALSVHKNAFGETVLSLMSDDNRSFLQRTVLLRFVLTDNDPFREPFERAPKEAKIVPKPKSKPR; the protein is encoded by the coding sequence ATGAAAATCCGCTCGAAAGAGATCAAACGCTTCAAGTTCTCTGGTGGCCAATCAGAGCAATACGGCCCTCTCCTGTTTCTGGGCGGCCTTGAGCTAAGCAGTTCCAATGGACGTTTCGGTGGCTACTCCGGCCTGCTAACGCTCAACAACGGCACAGATATCATCGCCGTGTCTGATCGTGGGCACTGGCTGCGTGGCCAGCTCTCACAATCATCCCGTGGAAAGCCTATAAAGCTTCTCAACGCTGAAACAGCCACCTTGCTGGACAGCAAGGGCAGAAAACTCAAAAAGACATCCAGAGCCGATACAGAAGGCCTGAGCATTGGCGGCTCTGCCAGAGCGCCTCGCATCTTCGTAAGCCACGAAGGCAAAGGTGGCATCATGACGTATCCTCTGAACCTGAAAACAGGCGAAGAGCGCGCAAAACATCTGCTGATCCCGAAAGAGATCAGAGATCTTGCCAGAAACAAAAGCCTTGAGTCCGTCGCAGTTGGCCCACCAAACTCTCCCTTATCAGGATCGATCATCACCATCGCTGAGCGTGGAAAGTCACTGGATCACCACAGACCTGCATGGATCATTGGCGGCCCTAAGGAAGGTAAGTTCTGGATTAAGAAGCAGGGCAACTACGATGTCACGGACGCAGCATTCCTGCCCAACGGCGATCTGTTGATCCTTGAGCGCCTGTTCAACCTCTCAGAAGGCCTTGGGATGCGCATCAGGCAGCTTGATGGCTCTAACCTGAGGCCAGACCACCTCCATACAGGAAAGACGCACCTGACCGCTGATTTCAGCTATCAGATTGACAACATGGAAGCCCTGAGCGTTCACAAGAACGCCTTCGGAGAAACTGTTCTATCCCTCATGTCAGATGACAACAGATCATTCCTGCAACGTACAGTCCTGCTGCGCTTTGTTCTGACAGATAATGATCCTTTCAGAGAACCGTTTGAACGCGCTCCCAAAGAAGCGAAGATCGTTCCTAAGCCCAAGTCTAAGCCGAGGTAA